From the genome of Aliarcobacter lanthieri:
ACTATTAGTTATAAAGAAGAAGCAAAAAATATAGGAAATGAAAAAGCTTATAGAGCTGTTGCAAATGCAAATGGAAAGAATAACTTCAGTATTATTGTTCCATGTCATAGAGTTATAGCAAAAGATGGTAAGATTGGTGGTTACACAGGTGGAATTTGGATAAAAGAGTTTTTACTAAATTTAGAAAATATAAAAAAGGACAAATATGAATTTAATAGCACTTCAGATGAAAACAACAAATAATTTTGAAGAAAATCTAAAAACATTAAAAGAATTAATACAAAAATGTGAAGATAATTCTATTATTTTAGCACCAGAGTTAGCTATTAGTGGATTTGCATATGATAAGATGGAAGAAGCTAGTATATTTTCTATTAAAGCAATAGAAGAATTAATAAATTTATCAATTAACAAAATTTTAGCATTTACAACTATTATAAAAGAAGATGAAAAATTTTATAATACACTTTTTATAATTTATAATAGAAACATTATTCATATTCAATCAAAAATAAAACTTTTTCCATTAGGAGAAGAAGATAAATATTTCACACCAAGCAATTCAAATACTATAAAAATAATTGAAGTTAATGGTTTAAAAATTGCAACTCTTATTTGTTTTGAACTTAGATTTCCTATTCTTTGGGAACAATTAAAAGGTGCTGATATTATATTAAATCCAGCAATGTGGGGTATAAAAAGAAAAGATCATTATGAAAGTATAAATAAAGCTTTAGCATTAGTAAATCAATGTTTTGTGATAGCATCAAATAGTGCAAATGATAATATGGCAAAAGGAAGTGCTATAATAAGCCCTTTTGGAACAGTTATAAAAGATGATTCACAAACTATAATAAAAGCAACTTTTGATAAAGATGAGATAAAAAAAGTTAGAAGTTATATAAATGTAGGTTTAAAATGATTATTTTTGCATATACAATTTTTTCACAATTTTAAAATATTATCTAAACTCATAGTAAAAATTCAATAAGGAGAAAAGCATTGAAATTTAAGTCAATACTACTGGTTTTATTATTCATTTCTAATGTCTTTGCATCTGAAATAGATATAAAAAATTTAACCCCTCAACAATTAGAAACTCTAAAAGAGATAAAAAAATATGGAGAAGACCATGGACTTGGCTATACTTTAATGGCAATAGCCATAAAAGAGTCAAAATTAGGTACTTATATGGTAAATCTTGATACAAAGGATTTTGGACTTTATCAAGCAAATATAAGAACTGTTTTAAGTAGACAAAATATAAAAGATACTGTTTGGAATAGAAATGTTTTTGCTTCAAAACTTGTTTCTGATTTCCAATTTGCTACTCAAAATGCAATAGAAGAACTAACTTTTTGGCAAAAAATTCATCGAAATGATTGGTCAAAAGTTTGGGGAAGTTATAACGCTGGATATAAATACAATAGTAAAGAAGCTCAAGCATACTCAAAAGAAATTGCCTCAATCATTAGAGAGCTAAAAAAAATTAACGTATAATAAAAACAGCCAGTTTCTTCTGGTTGTACTCAAAGTTTAAGAAAATCAAAAAAAATAATAGCAATTATCATAATTTAATTAATTTTTAAGTTTAGTTCTTGTAATATGTTCCGATACCAATTATCACTATAAAGGATAAAAAATGAGTGTTTTAATTATCGGTGGAGACCAAATATCACAAATTACTTCGATGCTAACAAATTTAGGTGCAAAAAATATAAATCACTGGGATGCAAGAAAAAAATCTTCTGCTCCAAAGAAAAAAGTTCCTCAAGATACAGATTGCATAGTTATGCTAACTTCTTTTTTAAACCATAATACTATGCTTAAATATAAAAATGAAGCAAAAAAGAAAAATATTCCATTTATATGTGCAAAAAGATCAATATCTTGTGTTTATGATGAATATGTAAAAATTATGGGAATAAAAGATTGTAGTCAATGCTATGCTAACTGTAGTAATAAGGAACTTGAATGCCAATAGAAAATACATTTATTGGATTTTCAAGCAATATAGAGTATTTACCTAAAGATTTTGATGAATTTAACTCTATATACAGATTAAGACATTTATTCTTAGGACTTAGCAATAATATTTTAAAATCATATTGTAATTTTACAAAATATGAACAAAAGAAATTATCACTTATCCCTTTAAATAAAGCTTTTGAATATAAAATAAAAAATATGTTACCTATAGAATTTGTAAAAGTAAAAAAAACTACAAGTATGAAGTTCAATTTGTGTGTAAGTTCTACAAAGATTATTAACAATTATTTAAATGGTAATATAAGTTATGTTATTTCTTCTAGTAATTTGCTACCTGTAGCAAAACTAATATCGATTTGTTTCATACAAAATAGATTTCAATTATTAATTGATAAAGATTTACTATTCCATGAGTTTGTTTTAGATAAAATAAAAAAACTTCATGGAAGTAAAAAAGTTATTGATTTAGGCGATTCTATTTGTATACGAGTACAAGATTCTATAGGTGTTAAAATTTATACATCTTGGAAACATATAGAAGCAAAAAAACCAAATATAAAAAATGAGTTAGATAATGCAATAAAATCTATAAAAAAAGGTGAATTTTATCAAATATATTTAGCTTACCCAAAAAACAAACAATTTACTAGACATATACCTGTTTATGTAGATGAATTAAAAAATAGAGAGTATCAAATTAAAGCAATACCTTACTCTTTTAGATCAATTATAAAAAATTAAAAAAAGGATAAAAAATAAGATGGCAACAGCAATATTTTACGGAAGTAATACTGGAAACTGTGAGGATGTAGCTAAAAAAATAGCTAAAAAATTAGGAAATATAGATATTTTTAATCTTGATAAAACTAAAATAGAAAAAATAAATGAATACGATAAAATTATTTTAGGTGCTTCAACTTGGGGAGATGGCGAATTAAATGATGACTGGGAAAGTGCTTGGGATGATTTTAAAGAACTTGATTTATCAAATAAAACAATAGCACTTTTTGGTTTAGGTGATCAAGAAAGTTATTGTGATGAATTTTCAAATGCAATAGGAATTATTTATGAACATCTACAAGAAGTAGGAACAAAAGTAGTTGGTTTTACATCAACTGAAGGATATTATCATGATTATTCAAAAGCACAAATAAATAAAGAATTTGTAGGCTTAGTAATAGATGAAGATAACCAAAGTGATTTAACTGATGAAAGAATAGAAAGTTGGGTAAACCAAATAAAATCTGATATATTATAAAATAAAAAGTAGTATAAAAACTATACTACTTTTGACAATTCTCACAAATACCATAAAGTTGCATTGAATGACTAGATATTTTAAATTTATTAGCTTTTGCAATTTTCTCTTGTCTTTTTTCAATCTCATCATCAACAAATTCAATAATAGAATTACATTCTGTACAAATTAAGTGATCATGGTGTGACTTCATATTACTTTCATATTTTTTACCTTCAGTTCCAAAGTTAATTGATGCAATCAAATCTACTTCTTCTAAAAAACTTAAAGCTCTATATACTGTAGCAATACCAACATTTGATTTAGGATATTCTTTTTTTATCTGATTATAAATCTCTTCAGCCGTTAAGTGATCATTTGCATGCAATAATATACTTAAAACAATCTCTCTCTGCTCTGTGTACTTAAGACCTTTTTGCTTAACTATTCTTCTAAGATCGTTAATTACTTCTTCGTAATTATTATTATTCTCTATCATGTAACACCTCTTATTTTTTTAAACTACATAGTATATCTAAAGTTTATAAAAAATTCAAAGTATATTATTAAAATTCTACATAACTTTAAATATTTTTGTATTACAATAACAATTATTAAGTTATAAAAGGAGTAAAAAATGTCTGTTAATGACTTAGATTTAGAAAAAATAACTACGATAAAAGCTATAAATTGTGATGAAATTCTAAGGAATAGATTATATTCTTTTGGAATAACTGAAGGAGTACCTATTAGTGTAACTGCAAAATCTTTAGCAAAGAAGACTATTGAAATAAAAATAAATCAGTCAAAAGTTGCTTTAAGACATAGTGAAGCAAATAAAATAGAGGTTCATTAATATGGATACTAATAATACTATAAGAATTGCTCTAGTAGGGCAACCAAATGTTGGAAAATCTATGATTATCAACTCTATTTCAAACTCAAGATTAAAAGTTGGTAATTTTGCTGGTGTTACTGTTGAAAGAAAAGAAATAAATTTCAAATATAAAGATTTTAATATTCAAATTATAGATTTACCTGGAACTTATTCACTTACTAATTATTCAATAGAAGAAAAAGTTGTAAAAAACTTTTTAAACAATCATGATTACGATATTATTTTAAATGTTTTAGATTCAACTAATCTTCAAAGAAATCTTTTATTTACAAGTGAACTATTAACACTAAATAAAAAGATGATTATTGCATTAAATATGATTGATGAAGCAAAAAATGAAAATATTGAGATTAATGATAAAAAATTATCAACTATTTTAAATACACCCTGTATAAAGACCAGTGCAATAACAAAAGAAGGAATTCAAAATTTATTAGAACAAATTATAAAAACCTTTCAAGAAGAAAAAACTCAATCAACACATAAACAATTTTTCATATCACAAGATGAGATTCTAACTCAAAGATTTAATTTTGTAAAAAATATTATAAAAGAATGTGTAAATATAAAAGAATCTAAAGAAAAAACAACCACAGAAAAAATAGATGCTATTCTAATGAATAAATATATTGGTCTTCCAATATTTTTATTTTTAATGTGGGGATTATTTCAGTTAACTTTTACTTTAGGACAAATCCCTATGGATTATATTGATAGTGGATTTATTAGTTTAATAGACTCTATAAAAGAAATACTTGGAGATAATGAAATATCTTCATTAATTGGAGATGGAATAATAGCTGGAGTTAGTGCTGTTGTTATGTTTCTACCAAATATATTAATATTATTTTTAGGTATTTCTTTATTAGAAGGTACTGGATATATGAGTAGAGTTGCCTTTTTATTAGATGGAACTTTTCATAAATTTGGACTTCATGGAAAATCATTTATTCCTCTAGTTACTGGATTTGGGTGTTCCGTTCCAGCATATATGGCAGCAAGAACTCTAAAAAATGAGAAAGATAGGTTAATAACTTTATTTATAATTGGATTTATGTCATGTGGGGCAAGATTACCTATTTATGTACTTTTTGTTGGTGCTTTTTTTGGGGATAATAATGCTGGAAATATACTATTTTTAATTTATATTATTGGAG
Proteins encoded in this window:
- a CDS encoding DUF2325 domain-containing protein is translated as MSVLIIGGDQISQITSMLTNLGAKNINHWDARKKSSAPKKKVPQDTDCIVMLTSFLNHNTMLKYKNEAKKKNIPFICAKRSISCVYDEYVKIMGIKDCSQCYANCSNKELECQ
- a CDS encoding carbon-nitrogen hydrolase family protein produces the protein MNLIALQMKTTNNFEENLKTLKELIQKCEDNSIILAPELAISGFAYDKMEEASIFSIKAIEELINLSINKILAFTTIIKEDEKFYNTLFIIYNRNIIHIQSKIKLFPLGEEDKYFTPSNSNTIKIIEVNGLKIATLICFELRFPILWEQLKGADIILNPAMWGIKRKDHYESINKALALVNQCFVIASNSANDNMAKGSAIISPFGTVIKDDSQTIIKATFDKDEIKKVRSYINVGLK
- a CDS encoding FeoA family protein; the encoded protein is MSVNDLDLEKITTIKAINCDEILRNRLYSFGITEGVPISVTAKSLAKKTIEIKINQSKVALRHSEANKIEVH
- a CDS encoding Fur family transcriptional regulator, with amino-acid sequence MIENNNNYEEVINDLRRIVKQKGLKYTEQREIVLSILLHANDHLTAEEIYNQIKKEYPKSNVGIATVYRALSFLEEVDLIASINFGTEGKKYESNMKSHHDHLICTECNSIIEFVDDEIEKRQEKIAKANKFKISSHSMQLYGICENCQK
- the feoB gene encoding ferrous iron transport protein B, translating into MDTNNTIRIALVGQPNVGKSMIINSISNSRLKVGNFAGVTVERKEINFKYKDFNIQIIDLPGTYSLTNYSIEEKVVKNFLNNHDYDIILNVLDSTNLQRNLLFTSELLTLNKKMIIALNMIDEAKNENIEINDKKLSTILNTPCIKTSAITKEGIQNLLEQIIKTFQEEKTQSTHKQFFISQDEILTQRFNFVKNIIKECVNIKESKEKTTTEKIDAILMNKYIGLPIFLFLMWGLFQLTFTLGQIPMDYIDSGFISLIDSIKEILGDNEISSLIGDGIIAGVSAVVMFLPNILILFLGISLLEGTGYMSRVAFLLDGTFHKFGLHGKSFIPLVTGFGCSVPAYMAARTLKNEKDRLITLFIIGFMSCGARLPIYVLFVGAFFGDNNAGNILFLIYIIGAIFGLFAAKILRVIVFKGQDEPFVMEMPKYRLPSIKLVYKEVTNKGFMYLQKAGTFILAASILIWFMSNYPKYPNMEDEINQKIEIALNDEIKQELQNELDLYNLENSYLGKLGKFSEPFFAPLGFDWKMAVALETGLAAKEVVVSTLSILYGLGESDPDEPTSSLIEKIKSNIPFEAAVSFIVFVMLYIPCLAAAMVFAKESGGWKYLAYLFIFTTTTAWIMSFIAYNITKIVVGV
- a CDS encoding flavodoxin, coding for MATAIFYGSNTGNCEDVAKKIAKKLGNIDIFNLDKTKIEKINEYDKIILGASTWGDGELNDDWESAWDDFKELDLSNKTIALFGLGDQESYCDEFSNAIGIIYEHLQEVGTKVVGFTSTEGYYHDYSKAQINKEFVGLVIDEDNQSDLTDERIESWVNQIKSDIL
- a CDS encoding transglycosylase SLT domain-containing protein, with translation MKFKSILLVLLFISNVFASEIDIKNLTPQQLETLKEIKKYGEDHGLGYTLMAIAIKESKLGTYMVNLDTKDFGLYQANIRTVLSRQNIKDTVWNRNVFASKLVSDFQFATQNAIEELTFWQKIHRNDWSKVWGSYNAGYKYNSKEAQAYSKEIASIIRELKKINV